The Brachyhypopomus gauderio isolate BG-103 chromosome 1, BGAUD_0.2, whole genome shotgun sequence genome includes a window with the following:
- the LOC143525725 gene encoding uncharacterized protein LOC143525725 isoform X1, producing MRNRNIIRVLRDVQLFGLAPNLGSVVTWDNTLNPGSEHFLEVSEPVNEPTWVVVIPCRYYPDSEEERSMEGERKSKRINEKKQRRLEEDSAETFEDPQALDLVVLPEGSQCPNLNAASPVLEIPGQRKIIKTSTQSSMVKGAAPTLQAALRRANEENAVLKVKVKSLEEKVGLLENDKKFLQQRLSEALVMRKAASGQRPQSHVSISDSSEGEDSSSMEEDSTNSTSSSYQQKKREKEKKKRLWKKANKGECRNVVMEKKKRQKKRQLDSDTSSDTDDFPKQKKSKKRKMKEYPKKKVGMPEDVISRYRRVLKAVSIGMSKTDAYSYVGVNRKTIVDTAAIAELKQVDPESYHQIRAMFHKGRKGHTLYDFAEQCKSVFSKKPELKATVERMKEDGRLLDIHTYN from the exons ATGAGAAACCGAAACATAATTCGAGTGCTCAGAGATGTGCAGTTATTTGGATTAGCTCCCAACTTGGGCTCTGTTGTTACATGGGATAACACTCTCAATCCCGGTTCAGAACACTTTTTAGAAGTGAGTGAGCCTGTAAACGAGCCTACGTGGGTGGTTGTTATCCCTTGCCGTTATTACCCCGACTCTGAAGAAGAGCGTAGCATGGAGGGCGAGCGGAAAAGCAAAAGAATTAACGAAAAGAAACAACGAAGACTCGAGGAAGACTCTGCAG AAACATTTGAAGATCCTCAGGCATTAGATTTGGTAGTATTACCAGAAGGTTCTCAATGCCCAAACCTTAACGCTGCCAGCCCAGTCTTGGAAATTCCAGGTCAAAGGAAAATAATTAAGACCTCCACCCAAAGCTCAATGGTCAAAG GAGCAGCACCAACCCTTCAGGCTGCTTTAAGGAGAGCAAACGAAGAAAATGCTGTTCTGAAGGTGAAAGTGAAAAGTCTTGAGGAGAAGGTTGGGTTACTAGAGAATGACAAAAAGTTTCTTCAACAAAGACTGAGTGAAG CGCTGGTGATGAGGAAAGCAGCCTCTGGACAAAGACCTCAGTCACACGTGAGTATTAGTGACAGCAGTGAAGGCGAGGACAGCAGCAGTATGGAAGAGGATAGCACAAATTCTACATCTTCATCTTACCagcaaaagaagagagagaaagagaagaaaaagagaTTGTGGAAAAAAGCTAATAAGGGTGAATGTAGAAATGTGgtgatggaaaaaaagaagaggcAAAAGAAACGACAGCTGGATTCTGACACAAGTTCTGACACTGATGACTTCCCAAAACAAAAGAAGAgcaagaagaggaagatgaaagAATATCCAAAGAAGaaag TTGGGATGCCCGAAGATGTGATTTCCAGATACAGGCGTGTTCTGAAGGCTGTGTCTATAGGCATGTCGAAAACTGATGCTTACAGTTATGTTGGTGTCAATCGCAAAACAATTGTGGACACAGCAGCAATTGCAGAGTTAAAGCAGGTGGATCCTGAATCTTACCACCAGATACGGGCTATGTTCCACAAAGGAAGAAAAGGGCACACCTTATATGATTTTGCAGAGCAATGCAAAAGTGTATTTTCAAAAAAACCAGAGCTCAAAGCCACAGTTGAACGGATGAAAGAAGATGGCAGACTGCTAGATATCCATACCTATAATTAA
- the LOC143525725 gene encoding uncharacterized protein LOC143525725 isoform X2, producing MRNRNIIRVLRDVQLFGLAPNLGSVVTWDNTLNPGSEHFLEVSEPVNEPTWVVVIPCRYYPDSEEERSMEGERKSKRINEKKQRRLEEDSADPQALDLVVLPEGSQCPNLNAASPVLEIPGQRKIIKTSTQSSMVKGAAPTLQAALRRANEENAVLKVKVKSLEEKVGLLENDKKFLQQRLSEALVMRKAASGQRPQSHVSISDSSEGEDSSSMEEDSTNSTSSSYQQKKREKEKKKRLWKKANKGECRNVVMEKKKRQKKRQLDSDTSSDTDDFPKQKKSKKRKMKEYPKKKVGMPEDVISRYRRVLKAVSIGMSKTDAYSYVGVNRKTIVDTAAIAELKQVDPESYHQIRAMFHKGRKGHTLYDFAEQCKSVFSKKPELKATVERMKEDGRLLDIHTYN from the exons ATGAGAAACCGAAACATAATTCGAGTGCTCAGAGATGTGCAGTTATTTGGATTAGCTCCCAACTTGGGCTCTGTTGTTACATGGGATAACACTCTCAATCCCGGTTCAGAACACTTTTTAGAAGTGAGTGAGCCTGTAAACGAGCCTACGTGGGTGGTTGTTATCCCTTGCCGTTATTACCCCGACTCTGAAGAAGAGCGTAGCATGGAGGGCGAGCGGAAAAGCAAAAGAATTAACGAAAAGAAACAACGAAGACTCGAGGAAGACTCTGCAG ATCCTCAGGCATTAGATTTGGTAGTATTACCAGAAGGTTCTCAATGCCCAAACCTTAACGCTGCCAGCCCAGTCTTGGAAATTCCAGGTCAAAGGAAAATAATTAAGACCTCCACCCAAAGCTCAATGGTCAAAG GAGCAGCACCAACCCTTCAGGCTGCTTTAAGGAGAGCAAACGAAGAAAATGCTGTTCTGAAGGTGAAAGTGAAAAGTCTTGAGGAGAAGGTTGGGTTACTAGAGAATGACAAAAAGTTTCTTCAACAAAGACTGAGTGAAG CGCTGGTGATGAGGAAAGCAGCCTCTGGACAAAGACCTCAGTCACACGTGAGTATTAGTGACAGCAGTGAAGGCGAGGACAGCAGCAGTATGGAAGAGGATAGCACAAATTCTACATCTTCATCTTACCagcaaaagaagagagagaaagagaagaaaaagagaTTGTGGAAAAAAGCTAATAAGGGTGAATGTAGAAATGTGgtgatggaaaaaaagaagaggcAAAAGAAACGACAGCTGGATTCTGACACAAGTTCTGACACTGATGACTTCCCAAAACAAAAGAAGAgcaagaagaggaagatgaaagAATATCCAAAGAAGaaag TTGGGATGCCCGAAGATGTGATTTCCAGATACAGGCGTGTTCTGAAGGCTGTGTCTATAGGCATGTCGAAAACTGATGCTTACAGTTATGTTGGTGTCAATCGCAAAACAATTGTGGACACAGCAGCAATTGCAGAGTTAAAGCAGGTGGATCCTGAATCTTACCACCAGATACGGGCTATGTTCCACAAAGGAAGAAAAGGGCACACCTTATATGATTTTGCAGAGCAATGCAAAAGTGTATTTTCAAAAAAACCAGAGCTCAAAGCCACAGTTGAACGGATGAAAGAAGATGGCAGACTGCTAGATATCCATACCTATAATTAA
- the LOC143525813 gene encoding uncharacterized protein LOC143525813: protein MARQRTFTGQEVAALLTNEDCCESDAGEGPSCFLTSDSSDEERSSTSDEVQQSPPRKRRTQADTTPAPTVRAKDGTVWEKVGIARSRVSSCSPNSTFVEPSGPTEHAKRRITSRLQSFLCLLDMEMLRIITDCTVHEARRTDSSWSLSVSEFMAFVAILFLRAVLCPVGAMSDCWSAMFAVPSIQETMARDRYQEIMRAPLTSWTRRRVHTQCAQEHAGGPLQCFITYLTWQR, encoded by the exons atggcaagacagaggacgttcaccggtcaagaagttgcggctttgctgaccaacgaggactgctgtgagtccgatgcgggagaaggaccctcctgttttttgaccagcgattcatccgatgaagaaagaagcagtacatcggatgaggtacaacagagccctccaaggaagagacggacacaggctgacaccacacctgcaccaaccgtacgggcaaaagatggaactgtttgggagaaggttggcatcgcacgctctcgtgtcagcagctgttcgcctaattcaacatttgttgagccgtccgggcctacagagcatgcaaag cgtaggatcacaagcagactgcagagttttctgtgtttgctcgacatggagatgctgcgaatcatcacagactgcactgtccatgaagcccgcagaacagacagcagctggagtttgtcggtcagcgagtttatggcattcgtagcaatcctatttctacgagcagtcctctgtccagttggagcgatgtcggactgttggtcggcaatgttcgctgtgccttcgatccaggagacaatggcacgggaccgctaccaagaaatcatgcg tgcgccgttgacatcatggaccagaaggcgcgtgcatacacagtgcgcgcaggaacacgccggtggcccgttgcagtgttttataacatacttgacctggcagcgatga